Proteins encoded together in one Streptomyces sp. NA04227 window:
- a CDS encoding ABC transporter permease codes for MSGFLFKRCLQALVVLFLVSLIVFTLLHLLPGGPARAILGPKGTPEQIADFNHQEGYDRSLPTQYLAYLGDLFTGDLGDSYKLNSPVFDLLRQRLPKTLLLTVLSTALAVLIAVPLGLLQAVRRGKPSDYLLTGVTFLLYATPVFFLGLIMIMLFAQVVPLFPAEAPQGESVTSLLADVRGLVLPVVTMAFGIVAMFSRYMRSAVLDNLAEDYVRTALAKGQSGRRVLVRHVLRNALIPLATLLGLYLPTLFSGALVVESMFNYPGMGLLFWNAAQASDFPVLLGVTLVVGIATVVGSLLTDILYAVLDPRIRSVA; via the coding sequence ATGAGCGGCTTCCTGTTCAAACGGTGCCTCCAGGCGCTCGTCGTGCTGTTCCTGGTCTCGCTGATCGTCTTCACCCTGCTGCATCTGCTCCCCGGCGGCCCGGCCCGCGCGATCCTCGGTCCCAAGGGCACCCCGGAGCAGATCGCCGACTTCAACCACCAGGAGGGGTACGACCGTTCACTGCCGACGCAGTATCTGGCCTACCTCGGCGACCTGTTCACCGGCGACCTCGGCGACTCGTACAAACTCAACTCGCCCGTATTCGACCTGCTGCGGCAACGGCTGCCGAAAACACTGCTGTTGACCGTCCTGTCCACGGCGCTCGCCGTCCTGATCGCCGTCCCGCTCGGCCTGTTGCAGGCGGTGCGCCGCGGCAAGCCGTCCGACTACCTGCTCACCGGCGTCACCTTCCTGCTCTACGCGACCCCGGTCTTCTTCCTCGGCCTCATCATGATCATGCTCTTCGCGCAGGTCGTCCCGCTCTTCCCGGCCGAGGCACCCCAGGGCGAGAGCGTCACCTCCCTCCTCGCCGACGTACGCGGCCTCGTCCTGCCGGTGGTCACCATGGCCTTCGGCATCGTCGCCATGTTCAGCCGCTACATGCGCTCGGCCGTTCTCGACAACCTCGCCGAGGACTACGTACGCACCGCCCTGGCCAAGGGCCAGTCCGGCCGCCGGGTGCTCGTCCGGCACGTCCTGCGCAACGCGCTGATCCCGCTCGCCACCCTGCTCGGCCTCTATCTGCCCACCCTGTTCAGCGGTGCCCTGGTCGTCGAGTCGATGTTCAACTACCCGGGAATGGGGCTGCTGTTCTGGAACGCGGCGCAGGCCTCCGACTTCCCCGTACTGCTCGGCGTCACCCTCGTCGTCGGCATCGCCACCGTCGTCGGCTCCCTGCTCACCGACATCCTCTACGCGGTCCTCGACCCCCGGATCCGGAGCGTGGCATGA
- a CDS encoding ROK family transcriptional regulator yields MAGVPGAEPDSAQRILGLVSSGVADSRAGLVRELGLAPSTVSARVQELVSAGLLTEHGEGASRGGRRPRLLRVRPQGGVALAADLGSHHARIGAVDLGGRVVTAVDHPYDLTAGPEPAVDWLCERVAELARVQGESGHTVRGFGVAFPGPVQAGEGRVLSPSRMPGWHRYPLREVLQERLGMPVTVDNDATMMAVGEHRAARGHLEHLVVVKAGRGIGCGIISAGRPYAGATGCAGDISHVRVDAAEERPCSCGNIGCLETVASGAALTAELAGQGVHLTDTAALLDRISDGDPRATTLVRTAGRHIGSVLSVVVNFFNPQAVVLGGALATAEPLVAAVRGVLYERCLPLATAELDITTTLTGPDAGLLGAGLTALDQALPTGHALPTDRPEREEGAPA; encoded by the coding sequence ATGGCAGGAGTGCCCGGAGCCGAGCCGGATTCGGCGCAGCGGATTCTCGGCCTGGTCTCTTCGGGGGTGGCGGACTCCCGGGCCGGTCTCGTCCGGGAGTTGGGCCTGGCGCCGTCCACCGTCTCGGCCCGGGTCCAGGAGCTGGTGAGCGCGGGACTGCTGACCGAGCACGGCGAGGGTGCCTCGCGCGGCGGGCGGCGGCCCCGGCTGCTGCGGGTGCGGCCGCAGGGTGGCGTCGCGCTCGCGGCCGACCTCGGCAGCCATCACGCGCGGATCGGCGCGGTGGACCTCGGCGGCAGGGTCGTCACGGCCGTGGACCATCCGTACGACCTCACGGCGGGACCGGAGCCCGCGGTGGACTGGCTGTGCGAGCGGGTGGCCGAACTCGCCCGCGTCCAGGGCGAGTCAGGGCACACGGTGCGTGGTTTCGGGGTGGCGTTCCCCGGTCCGGTTCAGGCCGGCGAAGGCCGGGTGCTCAGCCCGTCGCGGATGCCCGGCTGGCACCGCTATCCGCTCCGGGAGGTCCTCCAGGAGCGGCTCGGTATGCCGGTGACCGTCGACAACGACGCGACGATGATGGCCGTCGGCGAACACCGCGCCGCCCGGGGCCACTTGGAGCATCTGGTGGTCGTGAAGGCGGGGCGCGGTATCGGCTGCGGGATCATCAGCGCGGGACGGCCGTACGCGGGTGCGACCGGTTGTGCGGGCGACATCAGCCACGTACGCGTGGACGCCGCCGAGGAACGGCCGTGCAGCTGCGGCAACATCGGCTGCCTGGAGACGGTGGCCAGCGGCGCGGCCCTCACCGCCGAACTCGCCGGCCAGGGCGTGCACTTGACCGACACGGCGGCACTGCTCGACCGGATCTCCGACGGCGACCCGCGGGCCACCACCCTGGTCCGCACGGCCGGACGCCACATCGGCTCCGTCCTGTCCGTGGTGGTCAACTTCTTCAACCCCCAGGCAGTGGTGCTCGGCGGGGCACTGGCCACCGCGGAGCCCCTGGTCGCGGCCGTACGAGGGGTGCTGTACGAACGCTGTCTCCCCCTGGCCACCGCGGAGTTGGACATCACGACCACACTCACCGGACCCGACGCGGGCCTGCTCGGCGCCGGACTGACCGCACTCGACCAGGCCCTGCCCACCGGCCACGCCCTGCCCACCGACCGGCCCGAGCGGGAAGAAGGCGCACCGGCATGA
- a CDS encoding ABC transporter permease, whose product MTTTTVPATAPGHEEATEATPSLARRTLRVFRHNKLALTGLLVLGLLCAFCYLGPLLFPTEQVHTDLSRANLSPGTDGHLLGTTDLGYDMTGRLMVAGRTSLEVGLAAGLLATVFGTLYGAVAGYAGGWLDAVMMRITDAALAIPAMFLLVVVAALTTPGKGTLILIIASVAWLSPARLVRGEALVLRQREYVQAMRMMGGGPGRAVFRHILPGAIGTVLVNCTFQVADAILYVSYLAFLGLSVPPPAADWGSMLSAGITYTQNGYWWLIIPPGLAIVLVVAAFNFIGDGLRDAFEVRLRP is encoded by the coding sequence ATGACCACCACCACCGTCCCCGCCACCGCGCCCGGGCACGAGGAGGCCACCGAGGCCACCCCTTCACTGGCCCGCCGCACGCTGCGCGTCTTCCGCCACAACAAGCTCGCCCTGACCGGACTCCTCGTCCTCGGCCTGCTGTGCGCCTTCTGCTACCTCGGCCCGCTGCTCTTCCCCACCGAACAGGTCCACACCGACCTGTCCCGGGCCAACCTCTCGCCGGGCACCGACGGCCACCTCCTGGGCACCACCGACCTCGGCTACGACATGACCGGACGGCTGATGGTCGCGGGCCGCACCTCCCTGGAGGTCGGCCTCGCCGCGGGCCTGCTCGCCACGGTCTTCGGCACCCTGTACGGGGCGGTGGCGGGCTATGCGGGCGGCTGGCTCGACGCCGTGATGATGCGGATCACCGATGCCGCCCTCGCCATCCCCGCGATGTTCCTGCTCGTCGTGGTCGCCGCCCTCACCACCCCCGGCAAGGGCACCCTGATCCTGATCATCGCCTCGGTGGCCTGGCTCTCCCCGGCCCGGCTGGTACGCGGCGAGGCGCTCGTCCTGCGGCAGCGCGAGTACGTCCAGGCGATGCGGATGATGGGCGGCGGTCCGGGCCGCGCCGTCTTCCGGCACATCCTCCCGGGTGCGATCGGCACCGTCCTCGTCAACTGCACCTTCCAGGTCGCCGACGCCATCCTCTACGTCAGCTATCTCGCCTTCCTCGGTCTGAGCGTCCCGCCGCCCGCCGCGGACTGGGGCTCCATGCTCTCCGCCGGCATCACGTACACCCAGAACGGCTACTGGTGGCTGATCATCCCGCCCGGCCTCGCGATCGTGCTGGTCGTCGCCGCCTTCAACTTCATCGGCGACGGACTGCGGGACGCCTTCGAAGTACGGCTGCGGCCGTGA
- a CDS encoding peptide ABC transporter substrate-binding protein: MRSRQRCQRPGRRPLLVSLLTALTLSALGGCLQEGRTIPMAAPTGGVPVKGGTVTMALPPAATPNWILPIGAPGYGASYNAAIQSLLYTPVYDPVPAAKGGLTTHGPSTLGLAPRWSEGNRSVTVPLRKGVRWSDGRPVTARDVEFWFNLVKANKASWGAYSVGVMPDNVTRFETLDAHTVRLHLNRAYNPDWFTANQLTLMRALPQHVWGARRDGGPTGDFDRTPAGAKAVFARLTEHAKSLGRYGSDPLWRTVNGPWKLAGWRDNGQVTIVPNEKYTGPASERPRLDKVVFKPFTTADSEYNVLRSSGVDYGYIPPSVMAQKDRFEERGYRVDPWEGWAVTYVVHNFNSTRSSALLRQLYIRQAMQHLVDQKAISEVIWRTTATPTLGPVPLTPRSQYLSPAMTRDPYPFSVAAARKLLTEHGWRGVDGGAARCERPGTGRGQCGKGIKKGQQLRFTLLSQSGSTETTNMMQELKSSLSKAGIELTIRQQPLNSVLGNSIPCTAKDPGCDWDMSFFGTAGSWYYPLNPSGEQLFSTGAAANFGNYSDPEADRLIRAVQFSPDMKAVHAYGEYLARQLPVMWLPNPAYQVSVIRNDLRGIEQNPTVSFAPQHWYYVRKETDR, from the coding sequence ATGCGTTCAAGGCAACGATGTCAAAGACCGGGACGCCGCCCGCTCCTGGTCTCGCTGCTCACCGCGCTCACCCTGTCGGCGCTCGGCGGCTGCCTCCAGGAGGGGCGCACCATCCCCATGGCGGCCCCGACCGGCGGCGTGCCCGTCAAGGGCGGCACCGTGACGATGGCGCTGCCCCCTGCGGCCACCCCGAACTGGATCCTGCCGATCGGCGCGCCGGGCTACGGGGCCTCGTACAACGCCGCGATCCAGTCGTTGCTCTACACCCCGGTCTACGACCCCGTGCCCGCCGCCAAGGGTGGGCTGACCACCCACGGGCCCAGCACCCTGGGACTGGCCCCGCGCTGGAGCGAGGGCAACAGGTCGGTGACCGTGCCGCTGCGCAAGGGCGTGCGCTGGTCCGACGGCAGGCCGGTGACCGCGCGCGACGTGGAGTTCTGGTTCAACCTGGTGAAGGCCAACAAGGCGTCCTGGGGCGCCTATTCGGTGGGGGTGATGCCGGACAACGTCACCCGCTTCGAGACCCTCGACGCGCACACCGTGCGTCTGCACCTGAACCGCGCGTACAACCCGGACTGGTTCACCGCCAACCAGCTCACCCTGATGCGGGCGCTGCCCCAGCACGTCTGGGGCGCGCGGCGCGACGGCGGTCCGACCGGCGACTTCGACCGTACGCCCGCCGGAGCCAAGGCGGTCTTCGCCCGGCTCACCGAGCACGCCAAGAGCCTCGGCCGCTACGGCAGCGACCCGCTGTGGCGTACGGTCAACGGCCCCTGGAAGCTGGCGGGTTGGCGGGACAACGGCCAGGTCACCATCGTCCCGAACGAGAAGTACACCGGGCCCGCCTCCGAGCGTCCGCGCCTGGACAAGGTCGTCTTCAAACCCTTCACCACGGCCGACTCCGAGTACAACGTGCTGCGTTCCTCCGGCGTCGACTACGGCTACATCCCGCCCTCCGTGATGGCCCAGAAGGACCGGTTCGAGGAGCGGGGCTACCGGGTCGACCCGTGGGAGGGCTGGGCGGTCACCTATGTCGTCCACAACTTCAACTCCACCCGGAGTTCAGCCCTGTTGAGGCAGCTCTACATCCGACAGGCCATGCAGCACCTGGTCGATCAGAAGGCCATCTCCGAGGTCATCTGGCGGACCACGGCCACCCCGACCCTGGGCCCGGTGCCGCTCACCCCGAGGAGCCAATACCTCTCGCCCGCCATGACGCGCGATCCGTACCCCTTCTCCGTGGCCGCCGCGCGCAAGCTGCTCACCGAACACGGCTGGCGCGGCGTCGACGGCGGGGCGGCCCGCTGCGAGCGGCCGGGCACCGGACGGGGGCAGTGCGGCAAGGGCATCAAGAAGGGGCAGCAGCTCCGCTTCACACTGCTCTCGCAGTCCGGGTCCACCGAGACCACGAACATGATGCAGGAGCTCAAGTCCTCGCTGAGCAAGGCCGGAATCGAGCTGACGATTCGCCAGCAGCCGCTCAACTCGGTGCTCGGCAACTCGATTCCGTGCACCGCGAAGGACCCGGGCTGCGACTGGGACATGTCCTTCTTCGGCACCGCCGGGTCCTGGTACTACCCGCTCAACCCCAGCGGCGAGCAGCTCTTCTCCACCGGCGCCGCGGCCAACTTCGGCAACTACAGCGACCCGGAGGCCGACCGGCTGATCCGCGCCGTGCAGTTCTCGCCCGACATGAAGGCCGTGCACGCCTACGGGGAGTACCTCGCCCGGCAGTTGCCGGTGATGTGGCTGCCCAACCCCGCGTACCAGGTCTCGGTGATCCGCAACGACCTGCGCGGCATCGAGCAGAACCCGACGGTCTCCTTCGCCCCGCAGCACTGGTACTACGTCAGGAAGGAAACGGACCGATGA
- a CDS encoding M81 family metallopeptidase translates to MTTPLAHRRLRIGIGGIAIEASTFCPHRSTLADFRRTRGQELLDRYAWTAPGGDLAELVEWVPLLHAVALPGGPVEAESYLLLKDELVARLRAAGPLDGLVYDIHGAMSVVGLTDAEADLTEAVRAALDANGTPDDPVGGRPMISAAMDLHGNVSHRFAAPIDLLTAHRLAPHEDAWVTRERAARNLVRCLTEGLRPHRAWAQIPVLLPGEKTSTRLEPAKSLYASLADTERLPGILDAALWVGYAWADEPRCRAAVVVTGEDAELACAQAHLLARRYWRARREFAFVGPTGTAEECVARAVAATERPFLVSDSGDNPTAGGAGDLAYMLRVLHAHEEIRGGRVTALHAGITDPAAVADCLAAGTGAEVTLDVGGKVDTGHGGPYRLTGTVRAVQRGGGAVVPETGVRDSGCDLAAVTCGGLTVVLTSRRKPFHTLADFSGPAEGGLGLDPREFDVVAVKIGYLEPQLHDIAADWLLALTPGGVDQDLPRLGHHRVERPLYPFDEDAFEGPFTEGSSAEGPRTGADEERSGPDLTPVLLPPLHDRV, encoded by the coding sequence ATGACAACTCCCCTGGCCCACCGCCGACTTCGGATCGGTATCGGCGGTATCGCGATCGAGGCTTCGACCTTCTGTCCGCACCGCTCCACCCTCGCGGACTTCCGTCGCACCCGGGGGCAGGAGCTCCTGGACCGGTACGCCTGGACCGCTCCCGGTGGCGATCTGGCCGAACTCGTCGAGTGGGTACCGCTGTTGCACGCCGTGGCCCTGCCCGGCGGCCCGGTGGAGGCCGAGTCGTATCTGCTCCTGAAGGACGAGCTGGTGGCCCGGCTGCGGGCGGCGGGGCCGCTGGACGGTCTGGTGTACGACATCCACGGCGCCATGAGCGTGGTGGGCCTCACCGACGCGGAGGCGGACCTGACCGAGGCGGTACGGGCCGCGCTCGACGCGAACGGCACCCCGGACGACCCGGTCGGTGGGCGCCCGATGATCTCCGCGGCGATGGATCTGCACGGCAATGTCTCCCACCGCTTCGCGGCCCCGATCGACCTGCTCACGGCGCACCGGCTCGCCCCGCACGAGGACGCCTGGGTGACCCGGGAACGCGCCGCCCGCAATCTCGTGCGCTGTCTGACCGAAGGGCTGCGCCCGCACCGCGCCTGGGCGCAGATCCCGGTACTGCTGCCCGGCGAGAAGACCAGCACCCGCCTGGAGCCCGCCAAGTCGCTGTACGCCTCGCTCGCCGACACGGAGCGGCTGCCGGGCATCCTCGACGCCGCGCTCTGGGTGGGCTACGCCTGGGCCGACGAGCCGCGCTGCCGGGCCGCCGTGGTCGTCACCGGCGAGGACGCCGAACTGGCGTGCGCCCAGGCGCACTTGCTGGCCCGGCGTTATTGGCGGGCGCGCCGCGAGTTCGCGTTCGTCGGGCCGACCGGCACCGCCGAGGAGTGTGTCGCCCGGGCCGTCGCCGCCACCGAACGCCCCTTCCTGGTCAGCGACTCCGGCGACAATCCGACGGCGGGCGGCGCGGGCGACCTCGCGTACATGCTGCGCGTACTGCACGCGCACGAGGAGATCCGCGGCGGCCGGGTCACCGCCCTGCACGCGGGCATCACCGACCCCGCCGCCGTCGCCGACTGCCTCGCGGCCGGTACGGGCGCCGAGGTCACCCTCGACGTCGGCGGCAAGGTCGACACCGGCCACGGCGGGCCGTACCGCCTGACGGGAACGGTGCGGGCCGTGCAGCGCGGGGGCGGGGCGGTGGTGCCGGAAACGGGGGTGCGGGACAGCGGGTGCGACTTGGCCGCCGTCACCTGCGGCGGACTCACCGTCGTCCTGACGAGCCGGCGCAAGCCCTTCCACACCCTGGCGGACTTCTCCGGCCCCGCCGAGGGCGGACTCGGCCTGGATCCACGGGAGTTCGACGTCGTGGCCGTCAAGATCGGCTATCTGGAACCGCAACTCCACGACATCGCCGCGGACTGGCTGCTCGCCCTCACCCCGGGCGGCGTCGACCAGGACCTGCCACGGCTCGGCCACCACCGCGTCGAACGCCCGCTGTACCCCTTCGACGAGGACGCCTTCGAGGGCCCGTTCACCGAGGGCTCGTCCGCAGAGGGCCCTCGCACCGGCGCCGACGAGGAGCGGTCCGGGCCGGACCTGACACCCGTACTGCTGCCGCCGTTGCACGACAGGGTGTGA